The Formosa sp. Hel1_33_131 genome window below encodes:
- a CDS encoding SusC/RagA family TonB-linked outer membrane protein → MKTKFNVMLSLLLAFVIQISFAQQKDVSGTVTDTDGMPLIGATVIISGTSSGTTTDFDGKFSISSSVGDTLTISYLGYTDQVVAVNDTSSIAVVMQEDDSQLDEVVVTALGISRDKKSVGYASQQIGGDAVSTVKVDNIASSLSGKISGVQIKTNNNFGGSANFLIRGVSSLTGNNQPLFVVDGIPISNNLNNSAQQTGGRKGYDYGNAAMDINPDDVDSINILKGAAASAIYGSRGANGVVIITTKKGGQGKTKVTVTSSAQIGSIDKSTFIKYQDQYGAGYGTYYGSTGYFEDWDMTGDGNDNLVVPTYDDASFGAPLDGSLVYQWDSFVPEHRNFGKATPYVAGQTTPVDFFETATQFNNSVSISGGDDKTSYRLGYTNSEISGYMPNSKLNKNSLNFSGTLKVNDKITVGSSANYLVQQTVGRNSTGYGDNLMAQFRQWWQVNVDLKDQEDIFNKTGKNYSWNNEGALTGPGSGGELVPHYWDNPYWTRYKNFQSDERNRFFGNVFATLEINDWLSVTAKGAVDTYNELREERRAIGSVATQFGILGDDEGSGYDRVDILFSEYNYDLMFNVNKQLTDDLSLDGVFGINVRKESYSYLRNSTAGGLAIPNIFALSNSLSSNPKPIESLREKQVNGYYAQASLGYKNILYLDLTDRIDVSSALPSENNSYNYYAASSSLIFSKLVDVEWLNFGKLRAGYAEVGNDLPAGNVNDTYSTLNNFGNASLFSYGSTKNNATLKPERTREIEVGLEAKMFNNKVGFDLSWYKKNTEDQLMPASVTTSTGFSNRWVNAGEIQNKGVEIGAYATPFENDNFSWDVTVNWAKNESLVVDLYGDQENLQLNSFQGGISINATVGQPYGTIRGTGFNMHENGERIVNSSGYYEAVADQIIGDVNPEWNGGITNTFKYKDFKLSFLIDIQQGGDVYSLDMHYGQGTGLPDFTTGTNDLGNPIRNTLANGGGVILPGVTADGAPNTTRARTDYYGGIWYWGNSSRNPAELTVYDASYIKLRELTLSYELPVSKWTKGSIAKGSLTLIGRNLWIIDKNVPFADPESGLGAGNAQGYLSGSFPTLRTVGLNLNLEF, encoded by the coding sequence ATGAAAACAAAATTTAATGTAATGCTCTCGCTGTTACTGGCGTTTGTAATTCAAATTTCTTTTGCACAGCAAAAGGATGTTTCAGGAACAGTTACTGATACTGACGGTATGCCCTTAATAGGCGCCACTGTTATTATTTCAGGAACTTCTTCAGGAACAACAACAGATTTTGATGGGAAATTCAGTATCAGCTCTTCAGTTGGTGATACTTTAACCATCAGTTATCTAGGTTATACCGATCAGGTTGTAGCCGTCAATGACACAAGCAGTATAGCTGTTGTCATGCAAGAAGATGACTCTCAACTTGATGAAGTTGTAGTCACAGCTCTTGGAATTTCAAGAGACAAAAAGTCTGTTGGTTATGCTTCTCAACAAATAGGTGGTGATGCAGTATCTACTGTTAAAGTAGATAACATTGCGAGCTCACTTTCTGGAAAAATTAGTGGTGTGCAAATCAAAACCAATAACAACTTTGGTGGATCTGCAAACTTTCTAATTAGAGGGGTTAGTTCTTTAACAGGAAACAACCAACCTTTATTTGTTGTCGATGGAATTCCAATATCTAACAACCTTAACAATTCAGCCCAACAAACAGGCGGTCGTAAAGGGTATGATTATGGAAATGCTGCAATGGACATCAATCCAGATGACGTAGATTCTATCAACATCTTGAAAGGTGCTGCTGCATCTGCAATTTACGGTTCACGTGGAGCCAATGGTGTTGTTATTATTACAACTAAAAAGGGAGGACAAGGGAAAACGAAAGTTACTGTAACTTCTAGTGCACAGATTGGTTCTATTGACAAAAGTACTTTTATTAAGTACCAAGATCAGTATGGAGCAGGATATGGTACGTATTACGGTTCAACAGGATATTTCGAAGACTGGGATATGACTGGCGACGGAAATGACAACTTAGTCGTACCAACTTACGATGATGCTTCTTTTGGAGCGCCTTTAGATGGTTCACTCGTTTACCAATGGGATTCTTTTGTTCCTGAACACAGAAACTTTGGAAAAGCGACTCCTTACGTTGCTGGACAAACGACTCCAGTAGATTTTTTCGAAACAGCAACTCAATTTAACAACTCTGTGAGTATCTCTGGTGGAGATGACAAAACGAGTTACAGATTAGGGTATACCAATTCTGAAATTAGTGGGTACATGCCAAATTCTAAATTAAACAAAAACAGTTTAAACTTTAGTGGAACCTTAAAAGTGAATGACAAAATCACTGTTGGTTCTTCTGCTAACTATTTAGTTCAGCAAACTGTCGGAAGAAATTCTACAGGATATGGTGATAACTTAATGGCTCAGTTTAGACAATGGTGGCAAGTAAATGTTGACCTTAAAGATCAAGAAGATATCTTTAACAAGACAGGAAAAAACTACTCTTGGAATAACGAAGGTGCACTTACAGGACCTGGTTCAGGTGGCGAACTTGTACCACATTACTGGGATAACCCTTACTGGACTCGTTACAAAAACTTCCAGTCAGATGAAAGAAATCGTTTCTTTGGAAATGTTTTTGCAACACTTGAAATTAACGACTGGTTAAGCGTAACTGCTAAAGGAGCTGTTGATACTTATAATGAATTGAGAGAAGAGCGTAGAGCTATTGGTTCTGTTGCAACTCAGTTTGGTATTTTAGGTGATGATGAAGGATCAGGATACGATAGAGTAGACATCCTTTTCTCTGAGTATAACTATGATTTAATGTTCAACGTTAACAAGCAGTTAACTGATGATTTAAGTTTAGACGGTGTATTTGGAATTAATGTTAGAAAAGAAAGCTATAGCTACTTAAGAAATTCAACTGCTGGTGGCTTGGCAATTCCTAACATCTTTGCACTTTCTAATTCTTTAAGTTCAAATCCAAAACCGATTGAAAGCTTAAGAGAAAAGCAAGTGAACGGATATTACGCTCAAGCATCTTTGGGATATAAGAACATCTTATATCTAGATCTTACAGATCGTATTGATGTATCTTCAGCACTTCCATCTGAAAATAACAGCTACAACTATTATGCTGCAAGTTCAAGTTTAATATTCTCTAAATTAGTGGATGTTGAATGGTTAAACTTTGGTAAATTAAGAGCAGGTTATGCAGAGGTAGGTAATGATTTACCAGCTGGAAACGTAAATGATACTTACTCTACTCTGAATAATTTCGGAAATGCAAGTTTGTTCTCTTATGGTTCCACAAAAAACAACGCAACTTTAAAGCCTGAAAGAACAAGGGAAATTGAAGTTGGTTTAGAAGCAAAAATGTTTAATAACAAAGTTGGGTTTGACTTATCTTGGTATAAGAAAAACACTGAAGACCAATTGATGCCTGCATCCGTAACAACTTCTACTGGGTTTTCAAACAGATGGGTAAATGCTGGAGAAATCCAAAATAAAGGTGTTGAAATTGGCGCTTATGCAACTCCATTTGAAAATGACAACTTTAGCTGGGACGTCACTGTTAACTGGGCTAAAAATGAAAGTTTAGTCGTTGATTTATATGGAGACCAAGAGAACTTACAATTAAACAGTTTTCAAGGTGGAATTTCAATCAATGCTACCGTTGGACAACCTTACGGTACGATTAGAGGAACAGGATTCAACATGCATGAAAATGGTGAAAGAATCGTAAACTCTAGTGGATACTATGAAGCAGTTGCGGATCAAATCATTGGGGATGTAAATCCTGAATGGAATGGTGGTATCACAAATACATTCAAGTATAAAGACTTCAAATTATCTTTCTTGATTGATATTCAACAAGGTGGTGATGTATACTCTTTAGACATGCACTACGGACAAGGTACTGGTTTACCAGACTTTACAACAGGAACTAACGATCTTGGAAACCCAATTAGAAACACACTCGCAAATGGTGGTGGTGTTATTCTTCCTGGTGTAACTGCAGATGGAGCTCCAAACACTACAAGAGCAAGAACAGAT
- the rpsL gene encoding 30S ribosomal protein S12, translated as MPTISQLVRKGRAKITKKSKSAALNSCPQRRGVCTRVYTTTPKKPNSAMRKVARVRLTNGNEVNAYIGGEGHNLQEHSIVLVRGGRVKDLPGVRYHIVRGALDTAGVSGRTQRRSKYGAKRPKK; from the coding sequence ATGCCAACAATTTCACAATTAGTAAGAAAAGGAAGAGCCAAAATAACTAAGAAGAGTAAATCGGCTGCTTTAAATTCTTGTCCTCAGCGACGTGGTGTGTGTACTCGTGTTTACACGACGACTCCAAAAAAACCAAATTCAGCAATGCGTAAAGTTGCAAGAGTTAGGTTGACAAATGGAAACGAAGTCAACGCATACATCGGTGGTGAAGGACATAATTTACAAGAGCACTCGATAGTATTAGTTAGAGGTGGAAGGGTAAAAGATTTACCAGGAGTTAGATACCACATTGTACGTGGGGCTTTAGACACCGCAGGTGTTTCAGGTCGTACACAACGTAGATCTAAGTATGGTGCAAAACGCCCTAAGAAATAA
- a CDS encoding ShlB/FhaC/HecB family hemolysin secretion/activation protein: protein MKLLVRILCVFGVFSWSTAQQLQLKMISNDSIETNTINTIGYPKTFENFAALEAQVESFKDQLYKRGYIEARVFEISQTPPLIIAKLSLGPKYESIRLYADKTLFEFLELEGVKNLESTPYYIVEVSALETLLNSLTEFLTAKSYPFASVSLKKIKPIGKSTLRADLYVETKQSRQLQSVEIKGYEKFPRSFIKHYLGIKKNTPFDLKAIQTKTEALNQLRFTKQLRPAEVLFTQDTTRVYLYLEKIKSNRFDGFLGFGSDETTGNLDLNGYLNLNLVNNLNFGESFRLNYRSDENDLKTFEAQLTLPYLFKTPIGSELELNIFKKDSTFTTAEQAASLYYQLNPKQKVFLGIRSTQSNALLPETISDVRDYKTSAYELKYTYQELTPQNLLFPLSNALEFRLSKSNRKTIDTKTNQIAYFLKASKIFNLNRKNSFYLRLQVQGIDSENYLLNELIRFGGINSVRGFEENSINATNLGVLASEYRYQLSSSLYIHSVIDAAYFETPTQSNQKLYGFGFGFGLLTEAGLLRFNLANGKTEEQNFKFSDSKIHLSLTATF from the coding sequence TTGAAATTATTAGTTAGGATTTTATGTGTTTTTGGAGTTTTTAGTTGGAGTACTGCACAGCAGCTTCAATTAAAAATGATCAGCAATGACTCTATTGAAACAAACACAATCAACACTATAGGGTATCCGAAAACTTTTGAAAACTTCGCGGCACTAGAAGCTCAAGTTGAATCCTTTAAAGACCAATTGTACAAACGCGGTTATATCGAAGCGCGCGTTTTTGAGATTTCTCAAACCCCACCTTTAATCATTGCCAAGCTATCCCTTGGTCCAAAATACGAATCTATTAGACTCTATGCCGATAAAACCCTTTTTGAGTTTTTAGAATTGGAAGGTGTCAAGAATCTTGAAAGTACTCCTTATTATATTGTAGAAGTTTCAGCGCTCGAAACACTCCTCAATTCACTCACTGAGTTTTTAACCGCAAAAAGCTATCCCTTTGCTTCCGTTTCATTGAAAAAGATAAAGCCTATTGGCAAGTCCACACTCAGAGCAGATTTATATGTAGAAACAAAACAGTCCCGACAACTTCAATCTGTGGAGATTAAAGGGTATGAGAAATTCCCCCGTTCATTTATCAAACACTACTTAGGCATTAAAAAAAATACGCCTTTTGACCTTAAAGCGATTCAAACTAAAACCGAAGCACTGAACCAGCTTCGGTTCACCAAACAACTTCGACCCGCAGAAGTACTATTTACACAGGATACGACGCGTGTCTATTTATATTTAGAAAAAATAAAAAGCAATCGTTTTGATGGGTTTTTGGGATTTGGTTCAGATGAGACGACCGGAAATTTAGATCTCAATGGCTACCTCAATCTAAACTTAGTAAACAATTTAAATTTTGGAGAATCTTTTCGTCTTAATTATAGGAGTGATGAAAATGACCTGAAAACATTTGAGGCACAACTCACCCTCCCCTACTTATTTAAAACCCCCATCGGTAGTGAGCTAGAATTAAATATATTTAAAAAAGACAGCACCTTCACCACAGCCGAACAAGCGGCCAGTCTGTATTACCAACTCAACCCAAAACAGAAAGTCTTTTTGGGGATTCGGTCCACGCAGTCGAATGCTTTATTGCCAGAAACGATTAGCGATGTACGTGACTATAAAACGAGTGCATACGAACTCAAATACACCTACCAAGAACTCACACCCCAAAATTTGCTATTTCCTCTAAGCAACGCATTAGAGTTTCGTTTGTCTAAATCTAATCGAAAAACTATAGACACAAAAACGAATCAAATAGCGTATTTTTTAAAGGCTTCTAAAATTTTTAACCTGAATCGTAAGAATAGTTTTTATCTGCGACTTCAGGTGCAGGGCATTGATTCAGAAAACTATTTATTAAACGAACTCATCCGGTTTGGAGGCATCAACTCCGTCAGAGGATTTGAAGAAAATAGCATCAATGCTACAAATTTAGGGGTTTTGGCTTCCGAATACCGTTACCAACTAAGCTCTAGTCTTTATATACACTCTGTCATAGATGCCGCCTATTTTGAAACACCTACACAATCGAATCAAAAACTCTATGGGTTTGGGTTTGGATTTGGACTCCTTACAGAAGCGGGTCTCTTGAGATTCAACTTAGCCAATGGGAAAACAGAAGAACAAAACTTCAAGTTCTCGGATTCTAAAATACACCTAAGCTTAACAGCTACTTTCTAA